A section of the Pueribacillus theae genome encodes:
- a CDS encoding GNAT family N-acetyltransferase translates to MEHKKTYHSMKLNTPHGELMIEGPISSEQLAGHHFHEDLVAFRPPPQQHKALIEIAKLPEGRIIIARHENTVVGYVTYVYPDPLERWSEGNMENLIELGAIEIIPKFRSFGVGKSLLNVSMMDDAMEDYIIITTEFYWHWDLEGTKLSVWEYRKMMEKMMNSAGLVWYATDDPEISSHPANCLMVRIGKRVDEESIQRFDQLRFKNRFMY, encoded by the coding sequence ATGGAGCATAAAAAAACGTATCATTCTATGAAATTGAATACACCTCATGGTGAGTTAATGATAGAAGGCCCTATTTCTTCCGAACAACTTGCCGGACATCATTTCCATGAGGATCTCGTTGCTTTTCGGCCCCCTCCACAACAGCATAAAGCATTAATTGAAATAGCGAAACTCCCTGAAGGGCGGATCATTATTGCACGGCATGAAAATACTGTTGTCGGTTATGTTACATACGTTTATCCTGACCCATTGGAAAGATGGTCGGAAGGCAATATGGAAAATTTAATCGAATTGGGCGCGATTGAAATCATTCCTAAATTTCGAAGTTTCGGTGTGGGAAAAAGCCTTCTTAACGTGTCGATGATGGACGATGCCATGGAAGATTATATTATCATCACGACAGAATTTTATTGGCACTGGGATTTAGAAGGGACAAAATTATCTGTATGGGAATACCGGAAAATGATGGAAAAAATGATGAATTCAGCAGGCCTTGTCTGGTACGCGACCGATGACCCTGAAATCAGCTCCCACCCAGCCAACTGCTTAATGGTTCGCATCGGCAAACGTGTTGATGAAGAGTCAATCCAAA